One genomic segment of Nocardia spumae includes these proteins:
- a CDS encoding sensor histidine kinase, producing the protein MTETAPAPPRRRFPLLRHSYSLRTRVAGAAALGAIIITAVLSWVSVVALGRTNLAQADQELTIASRIVLMQPIIAVGVLSLVTPNKDMAVTVRDHGEVIASTSVRIPAEEPGSHTVTMEGTPFRVLTTTENQPEGRTVSIAIPLTDAYHTMSEQRRWVLFAAGLAVAAAAGLGWLFGGSAVRPIRDLTRQVSARSGTSKAEVRVDGSGVWEAEKLSDAVNSLLERVHYAQAETAAALETARDFAAVSAHELRTPLTAMRTDLEVLRTLDLDEHQRAEILDDLHRSQGRVEATLAALERLAAGELTDDRDHVETDVGDLVDHAAHDAMRHFPELTVRIDTDRELVTRGLPAGLRLAVDNALTNSARHGGATQALVSAHRSPGGRIVISVDDNGAGIPAAERQQVFDRFIRGANATKGGSGLGLALVAQQAQLHGGRAYFDDGTLGGVRLVLELPDRPVRPAGNEH; encoded by the coding sequence ATGACGGAAACGGCTCCAGCGCCCCCTCGCCGCCGGTTCCCCCTGCTCCGGCATTCGTATTCGCTGCGCACCCGGGTGGCGGGCGCGGCGGCGCTGGGCGCGATCATCATCACCGCGGTGCTCAGCTGGGTGTCGGTGGTGGCGCTGGGGCGCACCAACCTGGCGCAGGCCGATCAGGAGCTGACCATCGCCTCCCGCATCGTGCTGATGCAGCCGATCATCGCCGTCGGGGTGCTCTCGCTGGTCACGCCGAACAAGGACATGGCCGTGACGGTCCGCGATCACGGCGAGGTCATCGCCTCGACCAGCGTCCGGATCCCGGCGGAGGAACCGGGCTCGCATACGGTCACGATGGAGGGCACGCCGTTTCGCGTGCTCACCACCACCGAGAATCAGCCGGAGGGGCGCACGGTCTCGATCGCGATCCCGCTGACCGACGCCTATCACACCATGTCCGAACAACGCCGGTGGGTGTTGTTCGCGGCCGGTCTCGCGGTGGCCGCCGCGGCCGGGCTGGGCTGGCTCTTCGGCGGCAGCGCCGTCCGGCCGATCCGCGACCTCACCCGGCAGGTCAGCGCGCGCAGCGGGACGAGCAAGGCCGAGGTGCGGGTGGACGGCTCCGGCGTGTGGGAGGCCGAGAAGCTCTCCGACGCGGTGAATTCACTACTCGAACGGGTGCACTACGCCCAGGCCGAAACCGCGGCGGCACTCGAGACCGCTCGCGATTTCGCCGCCGTCTCCGCCCACGAGCTGCGCACTCCGCTCACCGCCATGCGCACCGACCTGGAAGTACTGCGCACACTGGATCTCGACGAGCATCAGCGCGCCGAGATCCTCGACGATCTGCATCGCAGCCAAGGCCGGGTGGAGGCGACCCTGGCGGCGCTGGAACGCCTGGCCGCCGGTGAGCTCACCGACGACCGCGACCATGTGGAAACCGACGTCGGAGATCTGGTGGACCACGCCGCGCACGACGCCATGCGGCACTTCCCCGAACTCACCGTCCGCATCGACACCGATCGCGAACTGGTCACCCGCGGACTGCCGGCCGGGCTGCGGCTGGCCGTCGACAACGCGCTGACCAATTCGGCGCGCCACGGCGGCGCCACCCAGGCACTGGTTTCCGCGCACCGCAGCCCCGGGGGGCGGATTGTCATCTCCGTCGACGACAACGGTGCGGGAATCCCGGCGGCGGAACGGCAACAGGTCTTCGACCGTTTCATCCGCGGCGCCAACGCCACCAAGGGCGGTTCCGGTCTCGGGCTGGCACTGGTCGCGCAGCAGGCCCAATTACACGGTGGTCGAGCCTATTTCGACGACGGCACCCTCGGCGGGGTGCGCCTGGTCTTGGAGCTCCCGGATCGTCCGGTACGGCCCGCGGGCAACGAACACTGA
- a CDS encoding response regulator transcription factor: protein MTSSDTPTVLVVDDDEDVLSSVERGLRLSGFRVVIARDGAAALRCVAEQSPDAIVLDMNMPVLDGAGVVTALRAMGNEVPICVLSARSSVDDRIAGLESGADDYLVKPFVLKELVARIRALLRRTDNAPAAAPGSITVGPLHIDVAGYRALLNGTEIELTKREFELLSTLARNAGVVLSRERLLELVWGYDFAADTNVVDVFVGYLRRKLESDGTPRLLHTIRGVGFVLRTPK, encoded by the coding sequence GTGACGAGCAGCGATACCCCGACGGTGCTGGTGGTCGACGATGACGAGGATGTGCTGTCCTCCGTCGAGCGTGGGCTGCGGCTGTCCGGGTTCCGGGTGGTCATCGCGCGCGACGGGGCCGCCGCGCTGCGCTGTGTGGCCGAGCAGTCACCGGATGCGATCGTGCTCGATATGAACATGCCGGTGCTCGACGGCGCCGGCGTGGTGACCGCGCTGCGGGCGATGGGCAACGAGGTGCCGATCTGCGTGCTCTCGGCGCGCAGCTCGGTCGACGATCGCATCGCCGGACTCGAGTCGGGCGCCGACGACTATCTGGTGAAACCGTTCGTCCTCAAGGAATTGGTGGCCCGGATCCGGGCACTGCTGCGCCGCACCGATAATGCCCCGGCGGCGGCGCCCGGTTCGATCACGGTGGGACCGCTGCACATCGATGTCGCCGGATATCGCGCCCTGCTGAACGGCACCGAAATCGAGCTCACCAAAAGGGAATTCGAACTGCTGTCCACACTGGCCCGCAACGCCGGTGTGGTTCTGAGCCGGGAACGGCTGCTGGAGCTGGTGTGGGGCTACGACTTCGCCGCCGACACCAATGTGGTGGATGTCTTCGTCGGCTATCTGCGCCGCAAACTGGAGTCCGACGGCACCCCGCGCCTGCTGCACACCATTCGCGGGGTCGGCTTCGTCCTGCGGACGCCGAAATGA
- a CDS encoding AMP-binding protein: protein MNAKQEYRPTYQTSLVDPSDFWRSAAEAISWDVAPTQILDTTAKPTARWFPDARLNTSYNALDRHVRDLTVEPPSTADDTATATETAISDKMGGRADQPALIYDSAMTGTTLVYTYAELLAEVAQFAGAMLRLGVRTGDRVVIYMPMIPEAVIAMLACARIGAVHSVVFGGFAAHELAARIDDAEPVLIVTASGGLEPNKRIEYPPIVLQALDQVRTAAPRTVVVKQREGFPTIRFAAPQPATETLPDSAATVAARWLDWEDMVRDAEPADPVSVAATDPLYILYTSGTTGKPKGVVRDNGGHAVALAWSMRNIYDVSGGQVMLTTSDIGWVVGHSYIVYAPLLVGATTILFEGKPIGTPDSGTYWRLVEQYGVHVMFTAPTALRAIRRADPEAALARRHDLSSLRALFCAGERLDPATYDWTRETVLDGLPDCPVVDHWWQTETGWPVCANPLGLQELPIKPGSASVPVPGYRLRVLDYEGDAVPTGSEGNIVIGLPLPPGSLTTLWRDDERFIRSYLSGYPGHYLTGDSGYFDEDGYLYVLGRSDDVINMAGHRLSAGGIEAAISGHPAVAETAVIGVADELKGQRPIAYVVLKNGVEIELATLRTELVARVRDQIGAIATLHDVTVVRALPKTRSGKILRRTIRQIASGESWEMPATIEDPAVLIALEDQLLAGTDPTADPAPDDATDPTATPNGSSIGS from the coding sequence TTGAACGCGAAGCAGGAGTACCGGCCCACCTACCAGACCAGCCTGGTCGACCCCTCGGACTTCTGGCGCAGCGCGGCCGAGGCGATCAGCTGGGACGTTGCGCCCACCCAGATCCTCGACACCACGGCGAAGCCGACGGCACGGTGGTTTCCCGATGCTCGCCTCAACACCTCCTACAACGCCCTCGATCGTCATGTGCGCGATCTCACAGTGGAACCGCCCTCGACAGCTGACGATACCGCCACCGCCACCGAAACGGCCATTTCCGACAAAATGGGCGGTCGCGCGGACCAGCCCGCCCTAATATACGACTCCGCTATGACGGGCACCACACTCGTCTACACCTACGCCGAACTCCTGGCCGAGGTCGCCCAGTTCGCCGGCGCGATGCTGCGACTGGGCGTACGCACCGGCGACCGTGTCGTCATCTATATGCCGATGATCCCCGAGGCGGTGATCGCGATGCTGGCCTGCGCGCGGATCGGCGCCGTGCACTCGGTGGTCTTCGGCGGATTCGCCGCGCACGAACTGGCCGCCCGCATCGACGACGCGGAACCGGTCCTGATCGTGACCGCCTCCGGCGGACTGGAGCCGAACAAGCGAATCGAATATCCGCCGATCGTCCTGCAGGCCCTCGATCAGGTGCGGACCGCCGCGCCCCGCACCGTGGTGGTCAAGCAGCGCGAGGGTTTTCCGACCATCCGGTTCGCCGCACCTCAACCCGCCACCGAAACCCTGCCCGATTCCGCCGCGACCGTCGCCGCCCGCTGGCTGGACTGGGAGGATATGGTCCGCGACGCCGAACCGGCCGATCCGGTCTCGGTGGCGGCCACCGATCCGCTCTACATCCTCTACACCTCCGGCACCACCGGGAAGCCCAAGGGCGTGGTCCGCGACAACGGCGGACATGCCGTCGCCCTGGCATGGTCGATGCGCAACATCTACGACGTCTCCGGTGGTCAGGTCATGCTGACCACCTCCGATATCGGCTGGGTGGTCGGCCACTCCTATATCGTCTACGCCCCGCTGCTGGTCGGCGCGACGACGATCCTCTTCGAAGGCAAACCGATCGGTACGCCGGATTCGGGCACCTACTGGCGGCTGGTCGAGCAGTACGGCGTGCACGTGATGTTCACCGCGCCGACCGCCCTGCGCGCCATCCGCCGCGCCGACCCCGAGGCCGCGCTCGCCCGCCGCCACGACCTGTCCTCGCTGCGGGCACTGTTCTGCGCCGGTGAGCGCCTCGATCCGGCCACCTACGACTGGACCCGCGAGACGGTGCTCGACGGATTGCCCGACTGCCCGGTGGTCGACCACTGGTGGCAGACCGAAACCGGCTGGCCGGTCTGCGCGAATCCGCTGGGACTGCAGGAACTGCCGATCAAACCGGGGTCGGCCTCCGTGCCCGTCCCCGGATATCGGCTGCGGGTGCTCGATTACGAGGGCGATGCGGTCCCCACGGGCTCGGAGGGCAATATCGTGATCGGCCTCCCACTGCCGCCCGGCTCGCTGACCACCCTGTGGCGCGACGACGAACGCTTCATCCGGTCCTATCTGTCGGGCTATCCCGGCCACTATCTGACCGGCGACTCCGGATATTTCGACGAGGACGGCTACCTGTACGTCCTCGGCCGCAGCGACGATGTGATCAATATGGCCGGCCATCGGCTCTCGGCCGGCGGCATCGAGGCGGCGATATCCGGGCATCCGGCCGTCGCCGAGACCGCGGTGATCGGCGTGGCGGACGAGCTCAAGGGGCAGCGCCCCATCGCGTACGTGGTGCTCAAGAACGGTGTGGAGATCGAACTCGCCACGCTGCGCACCGAACTCGTCGCCCGGGTCCGCGATCAGATCGGTGCCATCGCCACGCTGCACGATGTGACGGTGGTGCGCGCCCTGCCGAAGACTCGCTCCGGCAAGATCCTGCGCCGCACGATTCGCCAGATCGCCTCCGGCGAGAGCTGGGAGATGCCGGCGACCATCGAGGATCCGGCGGTCCTGATCGCACTCGAGGACCAATTGCTGGCCGGCACGGATCCGACCGCCGATCCCGCCCCCGACGACGCCACCGATCCGACCGCGACGCCGAACGGCTCGAGTATCGGTTCCTGA
- a CDS encoding hemophore-related protein, which translates to MRIRGIAATTLTMAGLAAGAALLVPATASADPTGLAAPLLNSTCSFAQVDAALHDKAPQLASILDANPDQKAELKAKFDQPVEQRRAEFQQYLAEHPDEAQRAQQDPRAGGMSQTIQEVADSCHNY; encoded by the coding sequence ATGCGCATTCGCGGAATCGCCGCAACCACCCTGACCATGGCGGGTCTGGCCGCCGGAGCCGCCCTCCTGGTCCCCGCGACCGCCTCCGCCGATCCGACCGGATTGGCTGCGCCACTACTGAATTCGACCTGTAGCTTCGCTCAGGTCGACGCGGCCCTGCACGACAAGGCACCGCAGCTGGCCTCGATCCTCGACGCCAATCCGGATCAGAAGGCCGAACTGAAGGCGAAATTCGATCAGCCGGTGGAACAGCGACGCGCCGAATTCCAGCAGTATCTCGCCGAGCACCCCGACGAAGCCCAGCGCGCCCAGCAGGATCCGCGAGCGGGCGGTATGAGTCAGACCATCCAGGAAGTCGCGGATTCCTGCCACAACTACTGA
- a CDS encoding sensor histidine kinase, whose translation MRDAARPVGRRWALGNWDLRWKVTAVLAVPLLVAVVLGASRIASEFSDSSHLNQSVDHVEAIPAVTGLSGAAATVAGGQMAAISPTQSLVQDADLTKLDAAIQTAQKAAGKLDGVPGARDALEQMIKGAQTVRAQGTKPSPVLADAINQEESIRQNSVRTVEEIVSQVSDPGVENAKLRLVDALNTRAVEVSQVAAAAKTLTGDAKGGLHDFQIAANTEKYMLGLLAKRFPEGDPTIAELNTLLDNRISMTSGPTVDVGQLPILDIRQSLVDSLADYTKIVNASTGDITKQVDDLASTARAGAIQYAIIVVLTILAALIFAVLVARAMIVPLRKLRLAALRVAEHDLGYEVSRLRDGASPEDVPLEPMPVHTEEEVGQLARAVDDIHGQALRLAADQASMRTQVNDMFETLARRSKSLVDHQLSLIEAMEYDEKDPRLLENLFRLDHLAARMRRNGDNLLILAGTRQRRTKSAPVEIADVLRAAISEVEDYERVKLGATPRGAVTEPAASDLAHLFAELLDNALRASPPETDVKFTFAQAHDQGLLIEVADRGIGMPPAEMAAINKRLESTAEVGRDTARHMGLFVVGRLAERHGLNVRLRSTFDTARDPGVTVTVHVPKAIIVAPSGGSVSVPAQSGEQMSVPTQRPAAPSAASSMQMRGVTRTPSGNMMVTVDPGVSGPIPVSPAADAEDDRTVRANGTAAPAGGAAAGGLPQRQPGNAVPGGLPQRQPGANAPSARHPLADAGSGQRADATTRMSESGMPGLPQREPGANGPQSPSSQPGANLPQRGGSTTPQPTSGLAANMLKRQPGAAGQPPRPGRPTGLPQRPPSGSGLPQRDSGSGLPPREPGAGGLPPRGGSGLPQRGPGSSAPGGADERPAPKPPARELGPTGLPQRTPGTNGAPASEAPSGLPQRESASGGLPQRESANGNGRAQQGSAAGGLPQRTPGSNGAPGRESGPTGLHREPGNGLPQRESGSGLPQRDSGSALPQRGAGSGLPQRESGSGLPQRESGNGLPQRESGAGLPQRDSGGGLPRRESGDGLPQRDSGSGLPQRGSAAGGLPQRQPGAGLPPRPEPTPGLSLPGRDAPQGDSSADGTSADSAGGDGRERGRHSYKSNTQKTASFFQTRLQPAADAGPTLGGTPIFAEMMSAWLSDPSSDRSQVAASFESPGDEGWQAARRAVETSSEKRTAAGLPQRDPGNRLVPGGVIGRADRTTNRDPESIRSSLSRHQQGVRDGRAMGAMNLTGDKGDR comes from the coding sequence ATGCGTGACGCCGCTAGGCCCGTTGGGAGGCGCTGGGCGCTCGGCAACTGGGACCTGCGCTGGAAGGTCACGGCTGTGCTGGCCGTGCCGCTGCTCGTCGCGGTGGTGCTCGGCGCTTCCAGGATCGCGTCCGAGTTCAGCGACTCGAGCCACCTGAACCAGTCGGTCGACCACGTCGAGGCGATTCCGGCGGTCACCGGTCTGAGTGGTGCGGCCGCGACGGTGGCCGGTGGCCAGATGGCCGCCATCAGCCCCACACAATCGTTGGTCCAGGACGCTGACCTGACCAAGCTGGATGCCGCCATCCAGACCGCGCAGAAGGCCGCGGGCAAGCTGGACGGTGTGCCCGGCGCCCGCGATGCGCTCGAGCAGATGATCAAGGGCGCGCAGACGGTTCGCGCGCAGGGCACCAAGCCCTCGCCGGTCCTCGCCGACGCGATCAATCAGGAAGAGTCGATCCGGCAGAACAGCGTGCGCACGGTCGAGGAGATCGTGTCGCAGGTCTCCGACCCCGGGGTCGAGAACGCCAAGCTGCGCCTGGTCGACGCCCTGAACACCCGCGCGGTGGAGGTTTCCCAGGTCGCCGCGGCCGCCAAGACCCTCACCGGTGACGCCAAGGGTGGTCTGCACGACTTCCAGATCGCGGCCAATACCGAGAAGTACATGCTCGGCCTGCTGGCCAAGCGCTTCCCCGAGGGCGATCCGACCATCGCCGAGCTGAACACCCTGCTCGACAACCGGATCTCGATGACCAGCGGCCCGACGGTCGACGTCGGCCAGCTGCCCATCCTGGACATCCGGCAGTCGCTGGTCGACAGCCTCGCCGACTACACCAAGATCGTCAACGCCTCCACCGGGGATATCACCAAGCAGGTCGACGACCTGGCGAGCACGGCGCGCGCCGGCGCGATCCAGTACGCCATCATCGTTGTCCTGACGATCCTCGCCGCGTTGATCTTCGCCGTCCTCGTCGCCCGGGCGATGATCGTGCCGCTGCGTAAGCTGCGCCTCGCCGCGCTGCGCGTCGCCGAGCACGACCTCGGCTACGAGGTCTCGCGACTGCGCGACGGCGCCAGCCCCGAGGATGTGCCGCTCGAACCCATGCCGGTGCACACCGAGGAAGAGGTCGGCCAGCTCGCTCGTGCCGTCGACGACATCCACGGTCAGGCGCTGCGCTTGGCGGCCGATCAGGCCTCGATGCGTACCCAGGTCAACGACATGTTCGAAACCCTGGCGCGGCGGTCCAAATCGCTGGTCGACCATCAGCTCTCGCTCATCGAGGCGATGGAGTACGACGAGAAGGATCCGCGTCTGCTGGAGAACCTCTTCCGGCTGGACCACCTCGCCGCCCGTATGCGCCGAAACGGCGACAACCTGCTGATTCTCGCCGGTACCCGGCAGCGTCGCACCAAGTCCGCGCCGGTCGAGATCGCCGACGTGCTGCGTGCGGCCATCTCCGAGGTCGAGGACTACGAACGCGTGAAGCTGGGCGCGACCCCGCGCGGCGCCGTCACCGAACCGGCGGCCTCCGACCTGGCGCACCTGTTCGCCGAGCTGCTCGACAACGCGCTGCGCGCCTCGCCGCCGGAGACCGACGTCAAGTTCACCTTCGCGCAGGCCCACGATCAGGGTCTGCTGATCGAGGTCGCCGACCGCGGTATCGGCATGCCGCCCGCGGAGATGGCCGCGATCAACAAGCGGCTGGAATCGACCGCGGAGGTCGGCCGCGACACCGCGCGTCACATGGGTCTGTTCGTGGTCGGCCGGCTCGCCGAGCGCCACGGTCTGAACGTCCGGCTGCGCTCGACCTTCGACACCGCTCGTGATCCGGGTGTCACGGTGACCGTGCATGTGCCCAAGGCGATCATCGTCGCGCCGTCGGGTGGTTCGGTCTCCGTGCCGGCCCAGTCCGGCGAGCAGATGTCGGTTCCCACCCAGCGCCCCGCCGCCCCGTCCGCGGCGTCGTCGATGCAGATGCGCGGCGTCACCCGGACGCCGAGCGGCAACATGATGGTCACGGTGGATCCGGGTGTGAGCGGGCCGATTCCGGTCTCGCCGGCCGCCGATGCCGAGGACGACCGCACGGTGCGGGCCAACGGCACCGCCGCGCCCGCCGGCGGTGCGGCCGCCGGTGGGCTGCCGCAGCGCCAGCCGGGCAATGCCGTCCCGGGTGGGTTGCCGCAGCGCCAGCCCGGTGCCAATGCGCCGTCGGCGCGTCATCCCCTCGCCGACGCCGGCTCCGGTCAGCGCGCCGACGCGACCACCCGGATGTCGGAATCGGGTATGCCGGGGCTGCCGCAGCGCGAGCCGGGCGCCAACGGACCGCAGTCGCCGTCCTCGCAGCCGGGTGCGAACCTGCCACAGCGTGGCGGATCCACTACGCCGCAGCCGACCTCCGGTCTGGCCGCCAATATGCTCAAGCGTCAGCCGGGTGCGGCCGGTCAGCCGCCGCGTCCGGGCCGTCCGACCGGTCTGCCGCAGCGGCCGCCGAGCGGAAGTGGCCTGCCGCAGCGTGATTCCGGTTCGGGACTGCCCCCGCGGGAGCCGGGTGCCGGTGGCCTGCCGCCGCGCGGCGGATCCGGTCTGCCGCAGCGGGGGCCGGGCTCCTCGGCGCCGGGCGGTGCGGACGAACGTCCCGCGCCGAAGCCACCGGCTCGTGAACTCGGCCCCACCGGTCTGCCGCAGCGCACACCGGGGACCAACGGCGCACCGGCCTCCGAGGCCCCCAGCGGTCTGCCGCAGCGGGAATCCGCGAGTGGTGGTCTGCCGCAGCGGGAGTCGGCGAACGGCAACGGCCGGGCGCAGCAAGGATCTGCCGCGGGCGGCCTGCCGCAGCGCACACCCGGATCCAACGGTGCGCCCGGACGTGAATCCGGACCCACCGGACTGCATCGCGAGCCGGGTAACGGTCTGCCGCAGCGGGAGTCCGGTAGTGGCTTGCCGCAGCGTGATTCCGGTAGTGCCCTGCCGCAGCGGGGCGCCGGTAGTGGCTTGCCACAGCGGGAGTCGGGTAGTGGTCTGCCGCAGCGGGAGTCGGGTAACGGCTTGCCGCAGCGGGAGTCCGGTGCCGGCTTGCCGCAGCGTGATTCGGGTGGTGGGTTGCCACGGCGGGAGTCGGGCGACGGCTTGCCGCAGCGTGATTCCGGTAGTGGTCTCCCGCAACGCGGTTCGGCCGCGGGCGGACTGCCGCAGCGGCAGCCCGGCGCGGGCCTGCCGCCGCGCCCGGAACCGACACCGGGGCTGAGCCTGCCCGGACGCGATGCGCCGCAGGGGGACAGCTCCGCGGACGGAACGAGCGCGGACTCCGCCGGCGGTGACGGTCGCGAACGTGGCCGCCACAGCTACAAGTCGAATACGCAGAAGACAGCTTCGTTCTTCCAGACCCGGCTGCAGCCCGCAGCCGACGCCGGGCCCACGCTGGGTGGTACGCCGATCTTCGCCGAGATGATGTCGGCGTGGCTGTCGGACCCGAGCTCGGACCGGTCCCAAGTCGCCGCCTCCTTCGAATCCCCAGGTGACGAAGGCTGGCAGGCTGCCCGGCGGGCGGTGGAAACCTCGTCGGAGAAGCGGACGGCGGCCGGATTGCCTCAGCGCGATCCGGG